GCCCCGACATCCGCGGCGATGCCTTGCGCAATCTTGGCCAGCGTCTTGCCGGTGGCCGGCTCGATCGTCGTCAGATGCTTGCCCGAAGCCGGCGCGACGAATTTGCCGGCAATGAGATGCCCAAACGTCGCGTCGTGCCGCTTCAGCCAGGCGCGCGCCTCGCCGTCCGCCTCGGGGGCGGGACCATAATCCATGGTCTCGTAGTAGTGTGCGATACTCATGCTCAGCCCACGGGATGACGGTTGAAGGCCGAGTAGCGGCCGGTGACGTGATGTTCAAGCTGACGCTCGATATCGGCGAGCAGGCTCGAGGCGCCGACCCGGAACAGATCCGGCTCGAGCCAATCGCGCCCCAGTTCCTCCTTCATCAGGAACTGGTAGTTGAGCACATCCTTCGCCGTCGAAATTCCGCCGGCCGGCTTGAAGCCGATCTTGAAGCCGGTGCGCTCCTCATAGATCCTGATCATGCGCAGCATCGCCAGCGTCACCGGCAGCGTGGCATTGACGCCTTCCTTGCCGGTGGAGGTCTTGATGAAGTCAGCACCGGCCATCATGCAGACCATCGAGGCCTTGGCGACGTTGCGCAGTGTCTTGAGGTCACCGGTTGCCAGGATCGTCTTCAGATGCGCATCACCGCAGGCCGTGCGGAAATCCCGGACCTCGGCGTAAAGAGCGCGCCAGTCTCCGGTCAACACATGCTCACGTGTGATGACGATGTCGATCTCCCGCGCACCGTCCCTGACGGACGCCTCGATCTCCTTGAGTTTCAGATCGTGCGGCACGAGACCCGCAGGAAATCCGGTCGAGACGGCAGCGACCGGAATGTCATGGCCATCGAGCGCTTCGACCGCGGTTG
This portion of the Bradyrhizobium diazoefficiens genome encodes:
- the deoC gene encoding deoxyribose-phosphate aldolase: MAQGVLISNPSAASAQPHARDHNHPHPIARNSGRALEMDWVDEIRINLSAAERRVASLPGRRTVKKDAQAAWLLKAISCIDLTTLNGDDTAERVKRLCAKARAPLRRDLLEALGFAGRGLHTGAICVYHRFVATAVEALDGHDIPVAAVSTGFPAGLVPHDLKLKEIEASVRDGAREIDIVITREHVLTGDWRALYAEVRDFRTACGDAHLKTILATGDLKTLRNVAKASMVCMMAGADFIKTSTGKEGVNATLPVTLAMLRMIRIYEERTGFKIGFKPAGGISTAKDVLNYQFLMKEELGRDWLEPDLFRVGASSLLADIERQLEHHVTGRYSAFNRHPVG